A genomic window from Sphingobacterium sp. BN32 includes:
- a CDS encoding ATP-binding protein yields MRFQIITLLFSIILFFGCHSKSPQFAEIDTELTADSNSNFSKANSFLELGMNDSSFVYFDLASDDFIQAGDSLHAAICLIQMAITLSEEADYYAAQETSLEADKLLDTANKAHLDLLSFNYNSLGNAISGYGDNEAAIFYYDLAVKYAVNKDHAQTYKNNKAVTLFEAKRFKEAFLIHKENLKSADRKDKNYARCLSNYANTRWRIDEAYNPLPDLHTALKIRESESDDLGVNSTLSHLFEYHDGRNLDSAKIYASKSFDLANKIQFSTDQINAAEKLIRVNSDSSKYYFEIYKHLSDSVRTARLKAKNQYALIRYEAEKNKIDNLKLQKDVLDRDLRISKERIIMVAVIGFVLSALTFFILWAQRRKQRITMEAENKVKEIQLTTSKKVHDVVANGIYRVMTELEHKDEFDKSEILDKLEVMYEKSRDISYESSKEMCEESFATDVSTLIRSFANENIHMFIVGNDPHLWHNLSKNAKNDLLIILQEILVNMRKHSQANEVIFRFEQRDNYLHILYQDNGVGLTNPKKMGNGIRNTGNRMERLKGKFNFASEKGKGVKIEMNLPLPQN; encoded by the coding sequence ATGCGATTTCAAATAATCACACTATTATTCAGCATAATACTGTTTTTCGGGTGCCATTCTAAGAGTCCGCAATTCGCCGAAATTGATACAGAATTAACTGCCGATAGTAATAGCAATTTTTCTAAAGCAAATTCCTTTCTAGAGTTAGGGATGAACGATAGCTCTTTTGTTTATTTTGATTTAGCAAGTGACGATTTTATACAAGCCGGTGATAGTCTTCATGCAGCAATATGTTTAATTCAGATGGCAATTACGTTGTCTGAAGAAGCGGATTATTATGCTGCACAAGAAACATCATTGGAGGCAGACAAGCTTTTAGATACGGCTAATAAGGCGCATTTAGACTTGTTGTCTTTTAACTATAATAGTTTGGGAAATGCGATTTCTGGTTATGGAGATAATGAGGCTGCCATTTTTTACTACGATCTAGCCGTAAAATATGCGGTCAATAAGGATCATGCACAAACCTATAAGAATAATAAAGCTGTAACTCTTTTTGAGGCGAAGCGTTTTAAGGAAGCTTTTCTTATTCATAAAGAGAACTTAAAATCTGCTGATAGAAAAGATAAGAATTATGCACGTTGTTTGTCCAACTACGCAAATACAAGATGGCGGATAGATGAAGCGTATAATCCGTTGCCTGACTTACATACAGCGTTAAAAATAAGAGAATCCGAATCAGACGATTTGGGCGTGAATTCCACGTTGTCACATTTATTTGAATATCACGATGGACGAAATTTGGATTCCGCCAAAATTTATGCTTCGAAATCTTTTGATTTAGCAAACAAGATTCAATTTAGTACGGATCAAATAAATGCTGCAGAGAAATTAATCAGGGTTAATTCCGATTCTTCAAAATACTACTTTGAAATCTATAAGCATCTGTCTGATAGCGTTCGAACGGCTCGTTTGAAAGCAAAGAATCAATATGCTTTGATTCGTTATGAGGCAGAGAAAAATAAGATTGATAATCTAAAGCTTCAGAAGGATGTTTTGGATCGGGATCTGCGAATTTCTAAAGAGCGGATCATTATGGTGGCTGTTATTGGCTTTGTTCTGTCTGCTCTTACATTTTTTATTTTGTGGGCGCAACGAAGAAAGCAGCGGATTACTATGGAAGCGGAAAATAAAGTTAAAGAGATACAATTGACCACTTCTAAAAAAGTACATGATGTGGTTGCCAACGGTATTTATCGCGTGATGACGGAATTGGAGCATAAGGATGAATTTGATAAATCGGAAATTTTAGATAAGCTGGAAGTTATGTATGAAAAATCTAGAGATATTTCCTATGAATCCTCTAAAGAAATGTGCGAAGAAAGCTTTGCAACTGATGTTTCTACATTGATCAGATCATTTGCAAATGAAAATATTCACATGTTTATTGTCGGTAATGATCCACATCTATGGCATAATTTATCAAAAAATGCAAAGAATGACTTACTGATAATTTTGCAAGAGATATTGGTGAATATGCGCAAACATAGCCAAGCTAACGAGGTGATATTTAGGTTCGAACAACGGGACAATTACTTACATATTTTATATCAGGATAATGGTGTTGGTTTAACAAATCCAAAAAAGATGGGGAATGGTATTCGGAATACGGGAAACCGTATGGAAAGGTTAAAGGGTAAATTTAATTTTGCTTCAGAGAAAGGGAAAGGAGTGAAAATAGAAATGAATTTACCGCTTCCTCAAAACTGA
- a CDS encoding sensor histidine kinase — MVKFFDREVSLVKLQVITWLFVMALTFASYLQNADFGYALVFTIINMFSMLAVIYGNACFLLPKLYFKGRVFTYLLATVLLLGIICFIRVELRSYFHELYFRGEDQSTSFQVYASIMTSLIINYLFSFIFRLALDYFNVRKDQKRLKEYTSKVELDLLKAQVQPHFLFNTLNNIYYVAQRESPQSAQLIEKLANIMRYFVDEASKALVKLPIDIQFLKDYIDLERMRMLHPMQVDFEMNVVPNAVELPPMLIIPLVENVFKHGIDKRSKENYLSLKIESSDGKLKINVSNKVFEEKNEQQGGNGLKNLIARLDILYGKNYKFERTLTNNIFNANLELPL; from the coding sequence ATGGTTAAATTTTTCGATAGGGAGGTTTCTCTGGTCAAGTTGCAAGTCATTACTTGGCTTTTTGTGATGGCACTAACTTTCGCATCTTACCTCCAAAATGCCGACTTCGGCTATGCATTAGTATTTACTATCATCAATATGTTTAGTATGCTAGCGGTAATCTATGGCAACGCCTGTTTTCTTCTGCCAAAACTTTATTTTAAGGGCCGCGTCTTTACTTACCTGCTTGCAACGGTCTTGTTGCTCGGCATCATTTGTTTTATTCGCGTAGAACTTCGTTCTTACTTCCATGAGCTCTACTTCCGCGGAGAAGACCAGAGCACCAGTTTTCAAGTATACGCGAGTATAATGACTTCCTTAATTATCAACTACCTTTTCAGTTTTATATTTAGGTTAGCTTTAGATTATTTTAATGTGCGTAAAGATCAGAAACGGCTTAAAGAATACACGTCCAAAGTGGAACTCGATTTATTAAAGGCACAAGTGCAACCACACTTCCTATTCAATACGCTTAACAATATCTATTATGTAGCACAACGCGAGTCGCCACAAAGCGCCCAACTGATTGAAAAACTCGCCAATATCATGCGCTATTTTGTGGATGAAGCGTCGAAGGCGCTCGTCAAGCTCCCAATCGATATTCAATTCCTGAAGGACTATATTGACTTAGAGCGGATGCGAATGTTGCACCCGATGCAAGTAGATTTCGAAATGAATGTGGTGCCCAATGCTGTGGAACTGCCACCTATGCTCATCATTCCACTAGTAGAGAATGTCTTCAAACATGGAATCGACAAAAGAAGCAAAGAGAATTATCTGTCGTTAAAAATTGAATCATCAGACGGAAAATTAAAAATCAATGTATCGAATAAAGTTTTTGAAGAAAAAAATGAACAGCAAGGCGGCAACGGCTTAAAGAATCTTATAGCTCGCCTGGACATACTTTATGGGAAAAACTATAAATTTGAGAGAACACTAACGAACAATATCTTCAATGCCAATTTAGAATTACCTTTATGA
- a CDS encoding LytTR family DNA-binding domain-containing protein, with protein sequence MKIITCLIVDDEPNAVQLLEDYIQKIPYLSLKQKCYDAFDTMQYLEKEKVDLVFLDINMPKMSGMELAALLPKGQCIIFTSAYASFALEGYEYNALDYILKPIIFKRFVQAVEKVRDYFLAQNPNKPYVIPESKKEFMFIKSDRKHIKIYYDDILYFEAQQEYVKVVLANDSPVLVYKRMKQLEELLPTNFIRIHNSFILNNNYLDFLVDNHASVKGEKLPISASYRAKLIAIIENNAL encoded by the coding sequence ATGAAAATAATTACTTGCCTAATAGTCGATGATGAGCCAAATGCTGTTCAGTTGCTTGAAGATTATATTCAAAAGATCCCCTATTTGTCATTAAAACAAAAGTGCTATGACGCTTTTGATACAATGCAGTACCTGGAAAAAGAAAAGGTTGACTTGGTTTTTCTGGATATCAATATGCCCAAAATGTCTGGGATGGAGTTGGCGGCATTGCTCCCAAAAGGACAGTGTATCATTTTTACTTCCGCCTATGCCAGCTTCGCCTTGGAAGGCTATGAATACAATGCCTTAGATTACATCCTAAAACCTATCATCTTCAAACGCTTTGTACAAGCGGTAGAAAAAGTTAGAGATTATTTTCTCGCTCAAAATCCAAATAAACCCTACGTCATTCCTGAAAGCAAAAAGGAATTTATGTTCATCAAATCAGATCGAAAACATATTAAAATTTACTACGATGATATCTTATATTTTGAAGCACAACAAGAATACGTCAAAGTAGTATTGGCAAATGACTCTCCAGTACTGGTTTATAAACGCATGAAACAACTCGAAGAACTGCTCCCGACGAATTTTATCAGAATCCATAACTCCTTCATCCTGAATAATAACTACTTGGACTTTCTTGTCGATAACCATGCGTCTGTAAAAGGCGAAAAACTCCCCATAAGCGCTAGCTACAGAGCAAAACTGATTGCAATTATTGAGAATAATGCGCTCTAG
- a CDS encoding DUF4361 domain-containing protein translates to MKRRYIAMIALAGLLSSCKDNELFEKEMYKNVVALISSSYHNTFQEVVPLTGGETVGYIAASVGGTHLPENDLLIELTEDQAPLDAYNRSLFDLDERLYAKLLPKEKYSIEDYKIQIKAGERTGKTQVKLLVDGLSPDSTYFIALKANEVGAVEINAKKKTILYQIQIKNAYASQASDAFYTMSGSANDIVTAGNKKLYPLTKNSVRVVVGNENFENNETAIAKTSMILEVGADNKVTIKPYKTLQIKQLEGDERYPNTYHLEETYGRKFHVFNLKYEYQVGKTPIVMQEELRLEVRD, encoded by the coding sequence ATGAAACGTAGATATATAGCCATGATAGCCTTAGCGGGGTTGCTATCATCATGCAAAGACAACGAGTTGTTTGAAAAGGAAATGTATAAGAATGTGGTTGCTTTAATCAGCAGTTCCTATCACAATACTTTTCAAGAGGTTGTGCCATTGACAGGAGGGGAGACCGTGGGATACATTGCAGCATCGGTTGGCGGTACGCATCTTCCAGAGAACGATTTGCTTATTGAACTTACCGAGGATCAGGCGCCGCTAGACGCTTACAATAGATCGCTTTTTGATCTTGACGAAAGACTCTATGCGAAGTTATTGCCAAAGGAAAAGTATAGCATCGAAGATTATAAGATTCAAATCAAGGCTGGCGAGCGAACAGGAAAGACGCAGGTAAAGCTATTGGTTGATGGTCTCTCTCCTGATTCGACTTATTTTATCGCGTTGAAAGCAAATGAAGTGGGAGCGGTGGAAATCAATGCAAAGAAGAAAACGATTCTATACCAAATTCAAATTAAGAATGCTTATGCTTCACAGGCTTCCGATGCTTTTTATACGATGTCTGGTTCGGCAAATGATATTGTGACCGCAGGGAATAAAAAGTTATATCCATTGACAAAGAATTCCGTTCGTGTAGTTGTGGGGAATGAGAATTTTGAAAATAACGAAACCGCCATTGCAAAGACGTCGATGATATTAGAGGTGGGCGCAGATAACAAGGTGACGATCAAACCGTACAAGACTCTTCAGATCAAGCAATTGGAAGGGGATGAAAGATACCCGAATACGTATCATTTGGAAGAAACTTACGGTAGGAAATTCCATGTTTTCAATTTGAAATATGAATATCAGGTCGGTAAAACGCCGATTGTGATGCAGGAGGAATTACGTTTGGAAGTTAGGGATTAG
- a CDS encoding RagB/SusD family nutrient uptake outer membrane protein: MKLTIINKIAKLSVLVMAIASTSSCKDYLNIDNYFDDEFNIDSAFSSTRNIEAYMWGAASMFPDESNTVRFGYTPGPMATDEGFNGLTGGGSTNVYYGMDYVTGNINPDFFGAGSSASNYNLNQWARYYKIIRKCNSILANLDVPRDLSTADRHRIEGYTRFIRAYAYYNILVDYGPAILLGDEIVNTNEPIEYYDRPRATYDETMDYTVEEFEKAAQFLPAEVSILDFGKPSKGAAYALIARLRLIHASPLFNGGPVAASYFGSWTRKTDGVHYVSQQYDEKRWAVAAAAAKRVMDLGQYKLYTAVADDKTKQLPQGVTSDPNFYGQFPNGAAGIDAFRSYSEIFTGEAVPATNKEVIWGRNTDYINDYITKGAFPPSLGGWGRFCVTQKVVDAYLMDDGRTKEEATVDGYYSEIGFTTQAKRFSGYPLNAGVYNMYANREMRFYASVGFNEAVWQAESSASLNNYTAKYYYQDADGRGGVTATSPDYPITGYVIKKFIHPMDAWSGTGARRMKKSYAIIRYAEILLSYAEALNNLKGTHTVDLGGRQYTVSREEEAIKNAFNQVRYRAGLPGLNSSKVGNAQTVQSEIERERMVEFLWENRRYYDVRRWGIYEETEREPIRGMNPDGATKETYYKRVIPGTSSFLKRVVHKKLVWVPIPREELRRLPSLDQNPGY, from the coding sequence ATGAAATTAACGATCATAAATAAAATAGCTAAACTGTCGGTTTTGGTAATGGCTATTGCCTCAACATCCTCATGTAAAGATTATCTAAACATCGATAATTATTTTGATGATGAATTCAATATAGACTCTGCATTCAGCAGTACAAGAAATATCGAAGCTTATATGTGGGGGGCGGCCTCGATGTTCCCGGATGAATCCAATACCGTTCGATTTGGATACACGCCCGGACCGATGGCTACGGATGAGGGATTCAACGGATTGACAGGTGGTGGTTCGACCAACGTTTATTACGGGATGGATTATGTGACGGGGAATATCAATCCGGATTTCTTCGGTGCAGGCTCGTCCGCGTCTAATTATAACCTGAATCAATGGGCGAGATACTATAAGATTATTCGTAAGTGCAATAGCATTTTGGCTAATCTCGATGTCCCTCGGGATCTAAGTACGGCCGACCGCCATCGTATTGAAGGTTATACTCGCTTTATCCGCGCTTATGCATACTACAATATCTTAGTGGATTATGGTCCTGCCATTCTATTGGGCGATGAAATCGTCAATACGAATGAGCCGATTGAGTATTACGATCGCCCAAGAGCAACCTACGATGAGACGATGGACTATACGGTCGAAGAGTTTGAAAAAGCAGCTCAATTTTTACCTGCCGAAGTGTCGATTTTAGATTTTGGAAAACCTAGCAAAGGAGCAGCTTATGCCTTGATTGCGCGTCTTCGTTTGATTCATGCGAGTCCGTTGTTCAATGGCGGCCCTGTCGCTGCTTCTTACTTTGGTAGTTGGACCCGCAAAACAGATGGAGTACATTATGTATCGCAACAATATGATGAGAAGCGTTGGGCAGTCGCAGCAGCAGCAGCAAAACGTGTTATGGATTTGGGGCAATATAAACTTTATACTGCGGTAGCAGACGATAAGACAAAACAACTCCCTCAGGGTGTAACTTCTGATCCGAATTTCTATGGACAGTTTCCGAACGGTGCTGCGGGTATTGATGCATTTCGTTCCTATTCAGAAATATTTACTGGCGAAGCCGTTCCTGCAACCAATAAGGAGGTTATTTGGGGAAGAAATACAGATTATATCAATGACTATATTACTAAAGGGGCTTTCCCGCCATCGTTGGGAGGTTGGGGTCGTTTCTGTGTGACACAAAAGGTTGTAGATGCTTATTTAATGGATGATGGTCGCACGAAGGAAGAGGCAACGGTTGATGGTTATTACTCGGAAATTGGTTTTACAACACAAGCGAAGCGATTTTCTGGATATCCTTTAAATGCAGGGGTGTACAATATGTATGCAAACCGCGAAATGCGTTTTTATGCATCGGTTGGATTTAACGAAGCTGTTTGGCAAGCTGAATCTAGCGCCTCTCTGAATAACTATACTGCAAAATATTATTATCAGGATGCGGACGGGCGTGGTGGAGTTACGGCGACTTCGCCTGATTATCCAATCACAGGTTATGTAATCAAAAAATTTATTCACCCGATGGATGCTTGGAGCGGTACAGGTGCTCGTCGTATGAAAAAATCGTATGCGATTATCCGCTATGCTGAGATCTTATTATCTTATGCCGAAGCGTTGAATAATTTAAAGGGGACTCATACGGTGGACTTAGGAGGGAGACAATATACAGTAAGCCGCGAAGAAGAGGCAATTAAGAATGCTTTCAATCAAGTGCGTTATAGAGCAGGGTTGCCAGGTTTAAATTCATCAAAAGTAGGCAACGCGCAAACAGTACAAAGTGAGATCGAGCGCGAGCGCATGGTTGAATTTTTATGGGAAAACAGACGGTACTATGATGTTCGTCGTTGGGGAATCTATGAAGAAACCGAGCGTGAACCAATCCGCGGGATGAATCCTGATGGAGCGACAAAAGAAACGTATTACAAACGTGTGATCCCGGGGACTTCATCCTTCTTAAAACGTGTTGTTCACAAGAAATTGGTATGGGTTCCTATTCCACGCGAAGAGTTACGCAGATTGCCATCGTTAGATCAAAATCCAGGATACTAA